The genomic window GaggaaaatgtcagaaaaacCTGTGAAGAAGACAATGAAATAAACTCCAGATTGTCCAACAGGTTAGTGCTTCCCGAAATGCTCCCAGGATACCTGTGAAGTTGCAATGTTAAGAATCATTATTATCTCTTTTTGTTGGAGAAcacacttctgctttttggCTCACCATGTGTGCCCAGTCTTGTTCATGTCCTTTCTTTGTTGTCTTGATGtgtcccctctgcagccccgTGAAGACCCGGGACAGGCGTCAGCCATGCGCATCCTGTACCTGCTCTTCCCCTTGTTCCTCCTGTTGGTCCAGGGTGCTGCAGgtgagaggggaagaggggagatgGGGTGAGGTGTGAGTCCCCATCAGTGGGGTCCTCCATGTCCTGGGAAATGACCAGCTTTGTCAGATATGTGTAACGTCTGGGAGGGATTGTCTCTGATGAATGGCTGGGCAGCGGAGGAGTCTGCATGGCTCTTCCTGGGCCTCGCATGGGTCTTTCCCTATGACTTTCCCCACGTGCACACATGCTGCTGCAAAAAAGACAACCTCCTGCTGGGGAGGTAAAGATGTTGGGTTTGGTGCTCGGTGCATGTAGGCGACTGAGATCCAGGTGCAGCATCAGCCCTTCTGGAACCACACACATTCGTTACAGTTGTCCCCTACTCACTTTCTTCGACCTCTTTCACTGTGCAGGATCCTCCCTGGCTCCAGGAAATAAGGCAGAATGTCATCGAGAGAACGGCTTCTGTGGATTTCTGAAGTGCTCTTTCCCTTTTATCGTCAGTGGAAAATGTTcaaggtttttcttttgctgcaaaAAGTAAGTTTTGGAATTAGAAGTGCTACTGTGATGGCAGAAAAGAGTTGCTGTTGTGTTTAAGGGCCCATGGGTAGCTAACAGCTCAGTGCTATACATGCTCCAcagcagaggctgggggaggaaaggaaaggtgCTTGGACCTGCCCTGAGAGGGGCTGAAGGAGCCCAATGTCAGCCAGCGCCTGCCCACTCCCCTTCAGTCCCATGAGAATCATTCAGGCTTTGCAGAGGGCTCTCCTAAGCGACTAAGGAGTGAAGAATTCACTGTCCTTGGACAGCACCGAGGACACAATCCTGGTTTTGCTGCATCTGCATAGACTTGGAGTCAGAGCTGCCAACACCAAGATAACACGGGTCCAAACTGTCTGCAGTGAGGACTGAACCTCACCCCCACTGAGCCTGATTCTCTCGCACCATAGACTTGCTTGTCATTGGAGGGGAGGTGGGAAAGAGCgggaagaagggaagagcaaGTTCCAAGAGGTGACATGCTTGTCTGCTTTCTTCATACAGAATCTGGGGTTGAGACCCTGATCTTTCCGAGCAGGACATCCCTCTTGCTTCTGGCTCCTGGAACCACCTCCCGAtgtcctctcccctccctgcctctgccgTCCCCAGGCGGTGTGACAGCGGGAGCGTTGCTCCTGCTGGTGCCCGGGCGCTTGTGGGCTGGAGACATCCCATCATGGGCCTGGTGTTgttggggcaggggctgctttTCCCGGCTTGAATAAAGACGAGCAGTTTGGCATTGCAATAGGTGGGACGTGTGGTTGCTTCCTTGAGACAGAGGGTGTGCCGCGCCTGCTCGCTCTGGGGGTGGCGGTGAGTTGGTGGCAGGAGAAGtgcctggggatgctgggggtcACCACCATGGCTGTCCCTGGGGATGCTCTTGCCTGGCAGCGGTGTGGGGACACAGAGCCCGGCAGTCCCTGGTGGGCCAGGGTGTTTGCTGTGGGTGTgatggagctgctctgctccctcctgggGAGCAGGAGCCCTGTCCTGGTCCTGTTGGTCATGGGTGTCCCTTGTCCTTGGCAGCCACGGCTTCAtgtgcagggctgtgctgggtggTGTGTCCTTGGGAAGGCATGGTCAGGGATTGACCACCCAACCCATCCCAGAGGCCCCAGAGGTCCCACCACACAGTGGTGTGGGGACCTccatctccctcctctgcagTGGGGCTGAGCATTGCAGAGCAGTCCCCAGTCAGCTCCCTCCgtgctgccagccccacagcaccaGCACCTCTACCAGCCTCACAGCCTCTGTCCCTGCCGCATCCCTTCTGGACGGGCCTGATCCCACAGACAGCCCCCAAGGAGATCTTTACAGGCCTTGAAGGGAAGTCGGTCTCCCAGCCTGGCTGTCCAGCTCCTCCTCAAGGTGACCTCTCCCATGGGTCCCATGGTCCACAATCTGGAAATGTCCAGCAGTGTATTCCAGCAGGGAGAAAGCAGGGTgtcttctcctccctgcctgcctcagaCAAACTGGGATTGCAACGCTGCTCTTCATCAACAGCCATTGACCTCAACCTTTCTGCAAGTGCAGACCTCCACCCTCTGTAGTTAAATACACGTGTGTGTCCATGCACACGTGAGTATATCAGCAACTAGTGACCCTGGCTGTTTTACTGAATTCTTTCCATTCCAAGGAGGCAGTTCACCCTCAGCACTCCATCCTTGGCTTCCCCACCTTCTGTTTCCCTGCTGGGTGTGCAGCCCTTCCCAGAGCCACGGGGCTGACTCCCACATTTGCTCCCAGCGCATCTCTGCCCTGGTCCTGAAGCTGAAGGTCCCTGCTAGAGTCAGAGTAGCCCAGTGTGTCCAGCTCCTCCTGAAGGTGACCTCTCCAATGGGTCCCACGGACCACAACCTGGAAATGTCCAGAATTGTAGTCCAGCAGGGAGAAAGCAGTGACATAGATTCTTGTGGGAGGGTTGTAGGAGTGAGTGGGGATCTGTGCAACCCCAAGAGCTGTGTCCACATCAGCTAGGGTCTTTCCTCACatccaccagcagctcccacccTGCTGTCGAGGTCCCGTACCCAGCACAGCAGGTTCCCACTGACTTTCCAGGATTCTTTCCTTCACATTCATTCATGTATCATTTAACTGAACATTTAGCAGCCACCATGAACACCCTTTATCTCAGTAGCCCAAAGCTATTCCACTGTCCCATGGGTCCCTTTGCCCAGAACATCTTGAACAAGACTGATGGTGTTGTGGAAGGTCACCCCATGAGTTTAATATAGTAGAGATAGAggagaaacagcaagaaaaggagaaagatcaATGGACAAATGATATTTTCTGCTACTAATGTTATGACATGGCTTACATGGAAGCAGTGAACTGGAGATGTTGATATATATGTGCATTTGAATATCAGCTCATAAACGCATGCAGCAATCAATATGTTATTTCCATAACATCTGATGAAACTTCAAATAAAAGCTGAGATAAAGCCCTTCTTATAATTTTGAAACATAAGAAGGTTTATAATAGCCCTCATGTTCTTGCAGACCCCATGCTAGCTGATTATTTTGTCAGCTTGGAGGAGACAAGGAGGGAAACCTTATCTGCTTTTTTGAAACCGGTTGCTGCTGCCTGTACCAGGCAAAGTCCAGGCAGTTCATACTAAGCCACCGCAGCCTGTGTCCGCTGTGCAGTGGGGTGTCACAAGATGTGTGGCATGAGGATAACGGTGAAGATTGCAACAGCCCCCAGGAGGTACCTCAGCCTCTCCCATTGCCGCAGGGAGGGACGAGGTGCAACCCCACCATCCTAATGCAGATGGGTCACTTTCTGATTGGCCAAGGGGAGATGTGGCCATGAGAATAAGCATGTCTCACCCACCGGCAATGGTATAAAACCAGGGTGTTTTGGGCAAAGAGGTATTCCTTGACCTCAAGGGCATCTGGATGCAAGTGATTCTGGCGTGTTTGTTGCTGTCTGAAGACCAAGACCTTCCCTCATCAGGCAAGTAACTATGGGGTCTCTTCCAGGCTGGCCACCCATTCAGTCTCTCCGTTCAAGTCCCGTCATAGTGGAACCATCTAAATGACAAACTGTTGGATGGATCTGTTCACGTAATGACATCATCTGAGTtttctagggaaaaaagtaaattgaaaatatGAATTCCTTCTCATTAGAGCTTCGAATCTGCTGAAACTAGATCCAGGGCTTCCCCAGcacaggagagagaggaaagttTCTGTGATGTTTGAAGGGGGACACCAGGATCTTGTGTTCTGGGGAAATGGGAACTCTATAAATTCTCCTAACTGGGGAGCTCCtgcacaaaataattttgtgacCATAGCTTTACTATTGCTTTTGCATTCAGCATTGGCACAAGCATCTCTGAAGCGTGCAAACCTTCTCCACTTTGACTGTTGGTAAGGAGATGCAGAAGCaagacagcacaggcactgggCATAACCGTTACATGATGAGCATACTTGAAAGCATACCTAGTCTATCCCTTTGATTCTGTCTCCCTAGAAACATATTTAGGTCTGTTTTAGAGACAAGTGTGCCATCGGAAGGCCCAAGGTACTTCCAAAGTTAAGTTCTCTGACTGCATTCTCTAAATATCACCAGCTGCTTTTTTACTTAAAACAGCACAGATCACCAGACTGTGATCTACAGATCTACAGTCTGTGCTTGGGAGAAAACATAAGGAAgataactgaaaaatatgtgTTTAAGTACTGCGTTGCCTGAAACTTCCTGAATGAAGTTGCTATTCATGAAGTTGCACAGGTAGCCGTTGTTCTTGTGAATAGGTTACAGACAACACCATCTTCTTTTGTTCAGGATAATACGTCTGCAGTTTGGTATACCACTGCGCCAAGGCTTCTACACCACCCGGGGTCCCCCATGCCCTTGTTGCCTTGGTGTCTGCCCGCTGCAGCCCCGTGAAGACCTGGGCCAGGCGTGAGCCATGAAGATCCTGTACCTGCTCTTCCCCTTGTTCCTCCTGGTGTTCCAGGGTGCTGCAGGTgagagggaaagaggggagATGAGTGAGGTGTGAACCGCTGTCAGTGGGGTCTTCCATGTCCTGGGAAATGACCATATTTTTTAGAGATGCTCGGAGAAGGGAATGGTTTAGCGGCTTTGCTCCAGCATGAAAAATCATGCAACGGGATATACCAAAGGATGCTCTCACAATGCCCCTTCCTCTGAGAATAGAGGGGCTGGTGTGGAGAGAGCCATCCAGGAACCCGCTTGGCTCCTTCTGTGGGTTAGGGAGGGATTGAGCTCCGGGCTCCACCTTGGGTATTGAGCTGCTGTTCTGGGGGGTGTCTCCAGATGAGCTCCCATTGCAATCGCTGAAGTCTCAGCCTATGCAGTATAGCCTGCTCACCCAAAAAATGGATGGGGAAGATGTTGTCTAATCACAGATACTTAGCACCTTTTGAGGACCCCCAGATGTGTGTGATTCTGAGATAGCAAAGCCCTCTACCCCAGGCTGGATGAGCTAGCCAAGGCTTTATGGAAGAGCTGCTCCTTCTACAGGGACAGTGGGAGGACAGAAAATATCCCTTTGTATCACAAAGGGCCAGGGATACTTGTGCCTCAGGGCTTTGGCTGATATTCCTTCTAGGTAGTTAACTTGCTATTGAAGGTGCAATTATGGTCATTTTAATACTTGGCCCACAAAGTGGGTTGAAATCCTAGTGGAGTGCAGCTGTTCTGGAATTACAGAGTATTCTCCCAaattatcttttcctttcaattGTTTCTCTGTACAGGTGTATCTCTGGCTCCAGGAAATGAAGGTCAATGTAAGCAGGAAGGGGGATTCTGTAGTTTTTTGACATGCTATCACCCTTATCACATCTTTGGAAGGTGTTCAACATTTATGGTTTGCTGCAAAAGGTGAGTTCTAAAGTCAAACATTCAGGAATTGGCCCTCTGTTTTCTTGGCTGAAATAGATCTTCTCTTCCCTTTACTTCCACACTGCTGGATAACAGCCTCCTGCATCCATGTTGAGAGGCAGAGGCCAGGGAAGGAGGGTTAAACTCCCTTGGTAAAGCTGCTTGAACCTGCCCTGTGTGGGCTGAAGAAGCCCAAATTCGGCCAGCATCTTCCCAGTCCCCCTCAGCCCCGTAAGACCAGACTGGGGGTTTTCATGAAGACTTTACCATACTGTTGGAAAGTGAAGTTTGATCTTTGTGTAGTGTGGGGCACAGGACCGTCTCCTTGAGGTTTCTGAAGAGCCTTGGGTTCAAGGCTGCAACCACTAAGGAAAGCACAGGTCCAACTCATCTGCAATAAGGACTGGAGTTTATCTGAGGAGGGGTTGTCCAGTAATTCCCTACAGGTCCTTATAATAGGAGAAATGGCAGAGAGACTGGAGGAAACAAAGAAGGAACGTAAGAAATAAGTATTGGTGGCCACATATTGTGCTTTGTTTGCGCAGGAAATGGTGATGAATCCCTGGACTTTCCAAGCAGAATGTCCCCCTCGCTTCTGGATCCTGGAACCAGTTCCTGAcatcctctcccctccctgcatcTGCTATCCTCAGGTGGTGTGACAGCGGGAGTGGAAATGCTGCTCCTGCTGGTTGCTTGTGGGCTGGAGACATCCCGTCATGAGCCTGGTGTAGTTTGGGCAGAGGCTGCTTTTTCCCGGCTTCAATAAAGACGCgtagtttcacagaatcacagactggttgaggctggaagggacctctgaacATCATCTGGTCCAGaccccctgctcaagctggccacCCAGAGCTGCTTGCtgaggactgtgtccagatggcttttgaatatctccaaggatggagactccacaacctctctcgacaacctgtgccagtgctcagtcaccctcacaataaaaaagtgtttcctgatgttcagaggaaCCTCTTGTGTTTCATCGTGGGCCCATGGCCTCTGGTCCTGgcgctgggcaccactgaaaagagcctggctccgtcctctttgcaccctcccttcaggtatttatatacattaataagatccccccggagccttctcttctccaggctgaacggTCCAGgctctctcagtctttcctcacaggagagatgctccagtcccttcatcatcttggTGGTCCTTCGTTTGACTCTCTCCAATATGTCCATGTCTGTTTTGgactggggagcccagaactggacacagtactccaggtgtggcctcatgagcgctgagtagaggggaaagatcacctccctcgaccgcCTGGCAATACTTGGTCTAACAGAGGCCAGGATACCTTCAGGAtagctttctttgctgcaagggcccATTGCTGGCTTACGTTCAGCCTGGTGTCCACTAggatccccaggtcctttcctgaaaagctgctttccatcTGGGTGGCCCCAGTGTctactggtgcatggggttgttcctccccaggtgcaggacatTGCACTTCCCcgtgttgaacttcatgaggttcctgtcagcccatttccCCAGCCTGTCGAGGTCCCTTGGCTGGCAACACAAACCCCCggtgtatcagccactcttcccagtttggtgtcacctgcaagCTTGCTGAGGGTAACCTGTATCTTAAATTTTCCTGATTTCCAGGGAAGAAACAGGAtgcctcctcctcttttcccatctggAGACCATATgagaccagccctgctgctctctgctaCTAGGCACTAACCTCAGCCCTTCTACAAACCGACACGCAaatctgtgctgcagctgaagaCGAACGTTGAGTGTGACCAAAATACTTGTCAGGGAGCAGCGAGGACAGGCTGTTCTACCAGGGAATTCTGGCTTCGCAGCAACGAGGCAGCTCCAGGTTTAAACCAGGAAGGCAGGTCAGCAAGGTGTACAGCCGGGATCAAAGCTGGCAAAGggccaaggaaaagaaattgggCTTAAAAGAGGCTCCCAAGTGATGTTTGGGAGAGTCCTGCTTATCACAGCCCTTTCTCATGCAGCACTGTTACTCGAGGCTGCGTAGTGGCTCCATGTGAATCCTGGCTTTGAAAACAGGCAGCTAAACCTCTGAAAGAGGTGGGGTGAGCACAGGGCATTCCCTGTATGTCTCTTGAGAGATGACCCCTGGACTCGGGGGTCCCATGGCTTGGGGCTTTTCCTAGGAGGGGCGTTCAGCTTTGTCAAGATGGGAAGTTAACTGTATCTCTGTGCTGTActtgatcacagaatcactacggttggaaaagacctgtaaggtcatcaagtccaaccattgaTGGTATGTATGAGTCTGCTTTTGAGTAAggtagaaaatgaaaacctcTTCTGAGCCTTCTGCTCCATAACTCCATCACCGGGTAAAGTTTTGCTGCCAAGTGATCTCCCTGAAGACAAAAGTGCAAACACTTTTTTAATGTGgtgcattttggaaaaatagTCAGCATAGAGCCATCTTCATAGCAAGTGAGAGCTGGATTAAGTCACCCAGTGAAAAATGATGGAAGCAAATGCCAACAGAAGCCTAGCATCTCTGCCAAGTGCTGCATACCCAGCTGAAACATTGGCGATGGCTGAGGGTGGCCTCCTTGGAAAGACAAGTCTTCACCAGAACAACCAGACTCACTTCTTATGAACACATATGTTCATGGATACACACACATACTTACCCACAGGTGGATCACAATCACGGAGGCATTTTGTAGAAAGGATGAGGTCAGCCCATTGCCAGAGAGCAGCCAGTCTAACCTCAGGTTATCTCCAGATGGGTGGAGAGGAGAGGACTCCCTGCTCACTCCCTGCAGGACTACCCATCTGATCCATGGGACCCCTTTGAGATGTCACCTTGAGGGGGAGCTGGACAGCCAGCCTGGGAGTTCTATTTCCTTCTAAGGTCTACAAAGCTGTCTTTGGGGGTTGCCCATGGGATCAGCCCAAGTGCTGATGAGGGCAAGGGAGGTCCCTCCCTGCTGCGTGGTGGGATGGGGCATGgagcagcacagctcccagcagggCCTCCAACAAGGAGGGTTACAGCGTGCTGGAGCAAGATGAGGAGGAGCCTAGGGCCTCCCGGATGGGTAGTGACCACCCAAGGGACACACTGCCCAGCACAGACCTCCATAAatacctgctgctgcctgtggctgccAGGGACAAGGACCAGGACAGGGGTGACATTTGGCCATTCATAGCAAGCAATATCCTGTATACTGAGGACAGAATTTTTGTCAAGGTAAAGGTCGAGGCTTGAAAAGCATCAACAagaaatttcagcttttgaaTTGTAGAAAAACCTCAGCTTGGTGGCCAGTTACCCACTAACTCCTGCCATGTTGAGAAATAACGATGTTTCCTGTCCTTTACTTCCATGGTGTGCACTTCATTCCCAGACATAACCGTAAAAGGTTACATCGCCATCCGGTGCTGCTCGAGGGAATATTAAGCATTTGGACAAGTTCAGGCAGAACTGCAGGAGGTAAAAGAGGAGCTgagacaagaagaaacatttcagtaCCAGATATTATGTGACTTGTGAAGTATGTATACCACGTCTTCCACAATATATATCACATGCAACACATTTGGGGGCATTCAGTTCCTCTGACTTAATTTGCGTGACTACAGATGCGGTGGTGGCTAGACTCCCATCACAGTCAATAGAGTCAGGAGAACCAACAGACCAGTGTGGACAGCTTCAGTTGCTTGAATGTTGGCAGTATTGCCACTTCTAGTGCTGTGTGATCTTCTGCCTGGTCTCCATGTGCTCTTGAGGAAGAGTCAAGACCTCTTGCAAGTCCTGTCTATTACAGgactgtaaaaattaaaatctgtaattttaaatgtcatAAATCAGATCTTCTAAGGACCTTCTGTGTATAGTTCATTAACACCATCGAACACTGTTTAGTGTAGGAAATCCTAAAAGGAACAGCAGGCTAGATGTTACATTTTCATAATGTATTTGGTCTAAAAGTGAATATAATATAGTATAATATAGTGTAGTGTAGTGTAGTATAGTATAGTATAGTGTagtataatataatataatataatataatataatataatataataatcCTGCTTATCTTCTGGTTAAGGAATAATCACCAACTGTGGGTTTTGTAAGCTAACTGCACTTGCATTTCTCAGCAAAACTTACAACTTCTGTCATGATGACAGCTACAAACAACCT from Gavia stellata isolate bGavSte3 chromosome 2, bGavSte3.hap2, whole genome shotgun sequence includes these protein-coding regions:
- the LOC132319935 gene encoding gallinacin-1 alpha-like, which translates into the protein MRILYLLFPLFLLLVQGAAGSSLAPGNKAECHRENGFCGFLKCSFPFIVSGKCSRFFFCCKKVLQVYLWLQEMKVNEMVMNPWTFQAECPPRFWILEPVPDILSPPCICYPQVV